One stretch of Candidatus Eremiobacterota bacterium DNA includes these proteins:
- a CDS encoding pentapeptide repeat-containing protein: MLEAVVGVALRAILASVVLGGVLGALVLIATRALALTAATRHALWTTALLATALMPLAGVGVSVARAYAAPQLVATAPETVKVVRAPLSDIGTKSRTAHDSSALAQPPEPKSPAQTPASSPRSDASHSFASSLRDRFTFAGWTPRVTRNLAAGVVGVWLLGALIGLFGLAASILRVRGLKRRSSPLDGTLADELPWLTAPNAAREIYLRLSYETETPVAIGFRRPVILIPTELATAEGLAAIESLVLHEYAHLARHDDWTNLVQRTIERIFWFNPVVWLVGRRIALEREIASDDAVVEKTGEPHAYATSLWRLAREMRMPEHAVVAPGALLTRKQITVRIEQLLDKKRARLHRSPATALGVALAALLAVGFVATSAPAIELPRAESPLATSNAAAVPAAHTTAARRVVAWHETTHVTTPAGAAKAIAAQHANAGTTAPETTTVKTEHTIVRYQSAQSKPVVNERIVYLHDRQNSKTVPAPPADSVPVPPAPPAPPGAPAVPPVPGFGPDIAKTISAAMAAVPREIAQETGAPRKRHAKYDGSKVTREIVASCLGCSFRGSDARGVDLHGLKIVGDDFSDADLRGANLSGARLAGVSLARAKLADANLRGAAFAGVDLEGTELDGALLDNVTMAGISMQHVALRGVGLRNIMAKCTGCDFSRMDLHGEDLRGIVLNGADLSHSDLHGANLSGVRFNGVDLSHADLSGADLTNAQFAGCDLSTTNLHNARITGMTMQGSSLGE; the protein is encoded by the coding sequence ATGCTCGAGGCGGTCGTCGGCGTCGCGCTTCGCGCGATTCTCGCGAGCGTCGTCTTGGGCGGAGTGCTCGGCGCGCTGGTGCTCATCGCCACGCGCGCGCTCGCACTCACCGCCGCGACCCGGCACGCGCTGTGGACGACCGCGCTCCTCGCGACCGCCTTGATGCCGCTGGCCGGCGTCGGCGTCAGCGTCGCGAGAGCGTACGCCGCACCCCAGCTTGTCGCCACCGCGCCCGAGACGGTGAAGGTCGTACGGGCCCCGCTCTCGGACATCGGTACGAAATCCCGAACGGCGCACGATTCTTCTGCGCTCGCTCAGCCGCCTGAACCGAAATCGCCGGCGCAGACGCCGGCGAGCTCGCCGCGCTCCGACGCGTCGCATTCCTTTGCGTCCTCACTGCGCGACCGGTTCACGTTCGCGGGGTGGACGCCGCGCGTGACGCGGAATCTCGCCGCCGGCGTGGTCGGCGTATGGCTGCTCGGCGCGCTGATCGGATTGTTCGGGTTGGCCGCGAGCATCCTGCGTGTGCGCGGCCTCAAGCGGCGCTCGAGCCCACTCGACGGAACGCTCGCCGACGAGCTCCCGTGGCTGACCGCGCCGAACGCGGCGCGCGAGATCTACCTGCGCCTGTCTTACGAGACCGAGACGCCGGTGGCGATCGGCTTCCGCCGGCCGGTGATCCTGATTCCGACCGAGCTTGCGACGGCCGAAGGGCTCGCCGCGATCGAGTCGCTCGTGCTGCACGAGTACGCGCACTTGGCGCGCCACGACGACTGGACGAACCTCGTGCAGCGCACGATCGAGCGGATCTTCTGGTTCAACCCGGTGGTGTGGCTGGTCGGGCGCCGGATCGCGCTCGAGCGCGAGATCGCCTCCGACGACGCGGTCGTCGAGAAGACCGGCGAGCCGCACGCCTACGCGACCTCGCTGTGGCGGCTCGCGCGCGAGATGCGCATGCCCGAGCACGCCGTCGTCGCGCCGGGCGCGCTGCTGACCCGCAAGCAGATCACCGTGCGCATCGAGCAGCTGCTCGACAAGAAGCGCGCGCGGCTGCACCGCTCGCCGGCGACCGCGCTCGGCGTCGCGCTCGCCGCGCTGCTCGCCGTCGGTTTCGTCGCGACGAGCGCGCCGGCGATCGAGCTTCCGCGCGCCGAATCGCCGCTCGCAACGTCGAACGCGGCAGCAGTGCCGGCGGCCCATACGACGGCGGCGCGCCGCGTCGTGGCGTGGCACGAGACGACGCACGTCACCACGCCGGCCGGTGCCGCGAAAGCGATTGCCGCCCAGCACGCGAACGCTGGCACGACCGCGCCCGAAACGACGACCGTGAAGACGGAGCACACGATCGTTCGGTACCAGAGCGCTCAGTCGAAGCCGGTCGTGAACGAGCGGATCGTCTACCTGCACGACAGACAGAACTCCAAGACCGTGCCGGCGCCGCCGGCCGACTCGGTTCCGGTCCCGCCGGCTCCGCCGGCTCCGCCGGGCGCCCCCGCCGTGCCGCCGGTTCCCGGGTTCGGTCCCGACATCGCGAAAACGATCAGCGCGGCGATGGCGGCGGTACCGCGCGAGATCGCTCAGGAGACCGGAGCCCCGCGCAAGCGGCACGCGAAGTACGACGGCTCGAAGGTCACCCGCGAGATCGTCGCCTCGTGCCTCGGCTGCTCGTTCCGCGGCAGCGACGCGCGCGGCGTGGACCTGCACGGCTTGAAGATCGTCGGCGACGACTTCAGCGACGCCGACCTGCGCGGCGCGAACCTCTCCGGCGCACGGCTCGCCGGCGTCTCGCTGGCGCGGGCGAAGCTCGCCGACGCGAACTTGCGCGGCGCGGCGTTCGCCGGCGTCGACCTCGAGGGCACCGAGCTCGACGGCGCACTGCTCGACAACGTCACGATGGCGGGCATCTCGATGCAGCACGTCGCGCTGCGCGGCGTCGGTCTGCGGAACATCATGGCGAAGTGCACGGGCTGCGACTTCTCCCGCATGGACTTGCACGGTGAAGACCTGCGCGGCATCGTGCTGAACGGCGCGGACCTGAGCCACAGCGACCTGCACGGCGCGAACCTCAGCGGCGTGCGCTTCAACGGTGTCGACCTCTCGCACGCCGATCTGAGCGGCGCCGACCTCACCAACGCGCAGTTCGCCGGCTGCGACCTGAGCACGACGAACCTGCACAACGCGCGCATCACCGGGATGACGATGCAGGGAAGCTCGCTCGGCGAATGA
- a CDS encoding AMP-binding protein, whose protein sequence is MTATTIVELVCRGADHREAVSGPDGSGLDYVSLCNAADAVGSALVARGVAPGERVASALGAGPELAAALIGTGAARAVFAPLPPLVDEPSARAALRARDARVLLAPAAPLPPGVRAAAAALGVPVLRIGFDERGLALIDGEHVFEAHDRIAEPHDPAYAPLEGAPLTHEQLVAAAGERGLAGLLDIVAGGTVPAAVRSGLAA, encoded by the coding sequence ATGACCGCGACGACGATCGTCGAGCTCGTTTGCCGTGGCGCGGACCACCGTGAGGCCGTCAGCGGCCCCGACGGTTCCGGGCTCGACTACGTCTCCTTGTGCAACGCCGCCGACGCCGTCGGGTCGGCCCTGGTGGCGCGCGGCGTCGCGCCCGGCGAGCGGGTCGCGAGCGCGCTGGGCGCCGGACCGGAGCTCGCCGCCGCGCTGATCGGCACCGGTGCGGCTCGCGCGGTCTTCGCGCCGCTGCCGCCACTGGTCGACGAGCCGTCGGCCCGCGCCGCGCTGCGGGCCCGGGACGCGCGCGTCCTGCTCGCGCCGGCGGCGCCGCTCCCGCCCGGCGTCCGCGCGGCCGCGGCGGCGCTCGGCGTGCCGGTCCTGCGGATCGGCTTCGACGAGCGCGGCTTGGCTTTGATCGACGGCGAGCACGTCTTCGAGGCGCACGACCGCATCGCCGAACCGCACGACCCGGCGTACGCGCCGCTGGAGGGAGCGCCGCTGACGCACGAGCAGCTCGTCGCCGCCGCCGGCGAGCGGGGCCTGGCCGGGCTGCTCGACATCGTCGCCGGAGGCACCGTGCCGGCCGCCGTGCGGAGCGGCCTGGCCGCCTGA
- a CDS encoding BlaI/MecI/CopY family transcriptional regulator: MPRKKSPTLTEAEYRLMQVLWDRGESSVAEVVDAIGDPPLAYNTVLTTMRILEQKGYVRHKAAGRAFIYKAVVARDEAQRSVVTHVLSRFFDGSPRELVLNLLESEAVDDTELDRLRELLDKAKGQQ, from the coding sequence ATGCCCCGCAAGAAGTCGCCGACCCTCACCGAGGCGGAGTACCGCCTCATGCAGGTCCTTTGGGACCGCGGTGAGTCGAGCGTCGCCGAAGTCGTCGATGCGATCGGCGATCCGCCGCTCGCGTACAACACCGTCCTCACCACGATGCGCATCCTCGAGCAGAAAGGCTACGTCCGCCACAAAGCGGCCGGCCGCGCCTTCATCTACAAAGCCGTCGTCGCGCGCGACGAAGCGCAGCGCAGCGTGGTCACCCACGTGCTCTCCCGGTTCTTCGACGGCTCGCCGCGCGAGCTGGTGCTGAACCTGCTCGAATCCGAAGCCGTCGACGACACCGAGCTCGACCGGCTGCGGGAGCTCCTCGACAAGGCCAAAGGCCAGCAGTAA